A portion of the Pseudoxanthomonas sp. JBR18 genome contains these proteins:
- a CDS encoding EAL domain-containing protein has product MTRRTRFGLQAQLALGLSVALVMVLGLMAVVLQRQRAMQEEVDQLGRQAVQSMASEGLTRRGAAMAQQLADSLANPMYYSDLDAIGTLVREATRQPDVAYVLVYDDDGNLVTDGSWDMASYGQPMQDPLAARALASNGLLTQWSDKVVEVSQVIELGDSRLGGVRVGYSLAEARTSEQRAAEVLRARLDALGRRHFGWIATMLGLLLLVGVVLVAYMQRSLVRPIRLLAQSARAIGVGDYDVPRPVSDRQDEVGELVRAFAEMSDSIARHDRDVRHMAYTDALTGLTNRLAFRESLDHRIMLGRVAGRDLALLFADIDDFKRVNDSLGHEAGDEVLLHFAARIREAVQRLGGDDAMVARFGGDEFVILIQGGDVRQAASTLAEEMVQALSLPLSVQGRQVYLGTSVGITLFPEDATGATALMKNGDVAMYQAKMAGKNCYRFYSRAMDQAVERRVRMEAELRGAWDRGELSLVYQPLYRLADNLIVGAEALLRWQHPELGAIPPSVFIEVAEQSGLIEQLGPQVLRAACDAASRWGLPSASGGELPFVSVNVSPRQLRSGDLPEVVSRVLQETGLSAGRLHLELTETAVIGDEAHASLMLAKLHRAGVKVWLDDFGTGFSGLSHLRRVPVDGVKIDRSFITDLQRNPDDLALTTAIIAMAHSLGIAVVAEGVEKQGQFDLLRERGCDLAQGYWLGYPLNDSEFAQLLL; this is encoded by the coding sequence ATGACGCGCCGGACGCGTTTCGGCCTGCAGGCGCAGCTGGCCCTGGGCCTGTCCGTGGCGCTGGTCATGGTCCTGGGGCTGATGGCCGTGGTGCTGCAGCGCCAGCGCGCCATGCAGGAAGAGGTGGACCAGCTCGGTCGACAGGCCGTGCAGTCGATGGCTTCCGAAGGCCTGACCCGGCGCGGTGCCGCGATGGCCCAGCAGTTGGCCGATTCACTGGCCAATCCCATGTATTACTCCGACCTGGACGCCATCGGCACCCTGGTGCGCGAAGCCACCCGCCAGCCCGACGTGGCCTATGTGCTGGTCTACGACGACGACGGCAACCTGGTCACCGACGGCTCCTGGGACATGGCCTCCTATGGGCAGCCGATGCAGGATCCGCTGGCGGCGCGTGCCCTGGCCAGCAATGGGCTGCTGACCCAGTGGTCGGACAAGGTGGTGGAGGTCTCGCAGGTGATCGAGTTGGGCGACTCGCGCCTGGGCGGCGTGCGGGTGGGCTATTCGCTGGCCGAAGCACGTACGAGCGAGCAGCGTGCCGCCGAGGTGCTGCGTGCGCGGCTGGATGCGCTGGGGCGCCGCCACTTTGGCTGGATCGCGACCATGCTGGGCCTGCTGTTGCTGGTCGGTGTGGTGCTGGTGGCTTACATGCAGCGCAGTCTGGTGCGGCCGATCCGCTTGTTGGCGCAGTCGGCGCGGGCCATCGGCGTGGGCGACTACGACGTGCCGCGCCCGGTCAGCGACCGCCAGGACGAGGTGGGCGAACTGGTCCGCGCCTTCGCCGAAATGAGCGACAGCATCGCCCGGCACGACCGCGACGTGCGGCACATGGCCTATACCGACGCGCTGACCGGCCTGACCAATCGCCTGGCGTTCCGTGAAAGCCTGGACCACCGGATCATGCTCGGTCGCGTCGCTGGTCGCGACCTGGCCCTGCTGTTCGCCGACATCGACGACTTCAAACGGGTCAACGATTCGCTGGGGCATGAGGCGGGCGACGAAGTGCTGCTGCATTTCGCCGCGCGCATCCGCGAAGCGGTCCAGCGTCTGGGCGGCGACGACGCCATGGTGGCCCGCTTCGGTGGCGACGAATTCGTCATCCTGATCCAGGGGGGCGATGTCCGTCAGGCGGCCTCCACCCTGGCCGAGGAGATGGTCCAGGCGCTGAGCCTGCCGTTGAGCGTGCAGGGTCGGCAGGTCTACCTGGGCACCTCGGTGGGCATCACCCTGTTCCCGGAAGACGCCACCGGGGCCACCGCGCTGATGAAGAACGGCGACGTGGCGATGTACCAGGCCAAGATGGCGGGCAAGAACTGCTACCGCTTCTACAGTCGGGCGATGGATCAGGCAGTGGAGCGCCGCGTGCGCATGGAGGCCGAGTTGCGCGGGGCGTGGGACCGCGGCGAGCTCTCGCTGGTCTACCAGCCGCTCTATCGACTGGCCGACAACCTGATCGTCGGTGCCGAGGCCTTGCTCCGCTGGCAGCATCCCGAACTGGGCGCGATTCCCCCGTCGGTGTTCATCGAGGTGGCTGAGCAGAGCGGTCTGATCGAGCAGCTCGGCCCGCAGGTCCTGCGCGCGGCATGCGACGCGGCCTCGCGCTGGGGCCTGCCCAGCGCGTCGGGGGGCGAGCTGCCGTTCGTCTCGGTCAACGTCTCGCCACGCCAGCTGCGCAGCGGCGACCTGCCCGAGGTGGTCTCGCGCGTGCTACAGGAAACCGGCCTGTCCGCCGGCCGCCTGCATCTGGAGCTGACCGAGACGGCGGTGATCGGCGACGAGGCCCACGCCAGCCTGATGCTGGCCAAGCTGCACCGCGCCGGGGTGAAGGTCTGGCTGGACGATTTCGGCACAGGCTTTTCCGGCCTGAGCCACCTGCGCCGGGTGCCGGTGGACGGGGTCAAGATCGACCGCAGCTTCATCACCGACCTGCAGCGCAATCCCGACGACCTGGCCCTGACCACGGCGATCATCGCCATGGCCCACTCGCTGGGGATCGCGGTGGTCGCCGAAGGCGTGGAGAAGCAGGGGCAGTTCGACCTGCTGCGCGAGCGCGGCTGCGACCTGGCCCAGGGCTACTGGCTGGGCTATCCGCTCAACGACAGCGAGTTCGCTCAGCTGCTGCTCTAA